In one Takifugu flavidus isolate HTHZ2018 chromosome 9, ASM371156v2, whole genome shotgun sequence genomic region, the following are encoded:
- the csf1ra gene encoding macrophage colony-stimulating factor 1 receptor produces the protein MQSFLPLLMGIMASASSVEWRHPVIWFNSKVVQSSEVVVKPGTSLELKCGGDGPVNWQTRLPKHKRYMSRSPGNLRTIRVARPTAEFTGTYKCFYSAWAQHRHLTSSVHVYVKDPNRVFWTSSTSLRVVRKEGEDYLLPCLLTDPEATDLGLRMDNGTTVPPEMNYTVYRHRGILIRSLQPSFNADYVCTAKVKGVEKTSKTFSINVIQKLRFPPYVFLEMDEYVRIVGEELQIRCMTHNPNFNYNVTWNYTTKSRVRIEERVRSSGENRLDIQSILTISAVDLADTGNISCIGTNEAGVNSSNTYLLVVEKPYIRLWPQLIPKLASQGLSVEVNEGEDLELGVMVEAYPQITEHRWHTPTSPSTSMQEHMFVRYNNRYHARLQLKRMNAQEQGQYTFYAKSNLANGSISFHVKMYQKPIAVVRWENITTLTCTSFGYPAPQIIWYQCSGIRPTCNGNNTGLPKQNHPQALTVEVQREEYGAVEVESVFTVGLSNHRMTVECVAFNLVGVSSDTFTVEVSDKLFTSTLIGAAGVLAIFLLLLVFLLYKYKQKPRFEIRWKIIEAREGNNYTFIDPTQLPYNEKWEFPRDKLKLGKVLGAGAFGKVVEATAFGLGEDKDNTLRVAVKMLKANAHSDEREALMSELKILSHLGHHQNIVNLLGACTYGGPVLVITEYCSLGDLLNFLRQKAETFVNLVMNIPEITENSNDYKNICNQKWYIRSDSGISSTSSSTYLEMRPSQQSHIEASESLCEDNGDWPLDIDDLLRFSLQVAQGLDFLASRNCIHRDVAARNVLLTDKRVAKICDFGLARDIMNDSNYVVKGNARLPVKWMAPESIFECVYTVQSDVWSYGILLWEIFSLGKSPYPSMAVDSRFYKMVKRGYQMSQPDFALPEIYMIMKMCWNLEPTERPTFSMISQMINRLLGGQDEQEKLIYRNVQPEQVAEGEACDEPKRYDPPCERSCDHEEEEEPLMKTNNYQFC, from the exons ATGCAGTCTTTCCTCCCACTGCTGATGGGGATTATGGCCTCTGCTTCTTCAG TGGAATGGAGACATCCAGTGATCTGGTTCAACTCTAAGGTGGTGCAGAGTTCGGAGGTCGTGGTCAAACCCGGAACCTCTCTGGAGCTGAAGTGCGGGGGCGACGGGCCTGTAAACTGGCAAACGAGACTCCCCAAACACAAACGCTACATGTCCAGGAGCCCCGGCAACCTCCGCACCATAAGGGTCGCGCGTCCCACCGCAGAATTCACCGGAACCTACAAGTGTTTTTACAGCGCCTGGGCGCAGCACCGTCACCTGACCTCCTCGGTTCACGTGTACGTAAAAG ATCCAAACCGTGTGTTCTGGACCAGCAGCACATCTCTGAGGGTggtgaggaaggagggggaggactaCCTGTTGCCCTGCCTGCTGACGGACCCAGAAGCCACAGATCTGGGCCTCCGCATGGACAACGGCACCACGGTGCCCCCAGAGATGAACTACACAGTTTACCGACACCGCGGGATTCTCATCCGCAGCCTCCAGCCCAGCTTCAACGCCGACTACGTCTGCACAGCCAAGGTGAAAGGGGTGGAGAAGACATCCAAGACCTTTTCCATCAACGTCATACAGA AGCTTCGTTTCCCTCCATATGTCTTCTTGGAGATGGATGAATACGTGCGTATCGTTGGGGAGGAACTCCAGATCCGGTGCATGACGCACAACCCCAACTTTAACTACAACGTCACCTGGAATTACACCACCAAGTCG AGGGTAAGAATCGAGGAGAGGGTTCGCTCCAGCGGAGAGAACCGCCTGGACATCCAGAGCATACTCACCATCTCGGCTGTAGACCTCGCAGACACTGGAAACATTTCCTGTATCGGCACGAATGAAGCAGGCGTGAACAGTTCCAACACTTACCTGCTGGTTGTAG AAAAGCCCTACATTAGGCTGTGGCCCCAGCTGATCCCCAAACTGGCCAGCCAGGGTTTATCGGTGGAGGTGAATGAGGGCGAAGATCTGGAGCTCGGCGTGATGGTGGAAGCGTACCCCCAGATCACAGAGCACAGATGGCACACCCCGACGTCTCCCAGCACATCCATGCAGGAGCACATGTTTGTGCGATACAACAACAG ATACCACGCTAGGCTGCAGTTGAAGAGGATGAATGCACAGGAGCAGGGACAGTACACATTCTACGCCAAGAGCAACTTGGCCAATGGCTCCATTAGCTTCCATGTCAAAATGTATC AGAAACCCATCGCTGTGGTGAGGTGGGAAAATATAACCACGCTCACCTGCACCTCCTTTGGATATCCTGCTCCCCAAATCATCTGGTACCAGTGTTCTGGGATACGGCCGAC GTGCAATGGGAACAACACAGGACTGCCAAAGCAGAACCATCCCCAGGCTCTCACGGTGGAGGTGCAGCGGGAGGAGTACGGAGCCGTGGAGGTGGAGAGCGTCTTCACCGTGGGCCTGTCCAACCACAGGATGACGGTGGAGTGCGTGGCCTTCAACCTCGTTGGCGTCAGCAGCGACACCTTCACTGTGGAGGTCTCTG ATAAGCTCTTCACTTCCACCCTGATCGGGGCAGCGGGCGTCCTGGCCATCTTCCTATTGCTACTGGTTTTCCTGCTTTATAAATACAAACAA AAACCCAGATTTGAGATCCGTTGGAAGATCATTGAAGCAAGAGAGGGAAACAACTACACCTTCATCGACCCCACTCAGCTGCCCTACAATGAGAAGTGGGAGTTTCCAAGAGACAAGCTTAAGCTAG GGAAGGTTCTGGGGGCAGGAGCTTTTGGGAAGGTTGTGGAGGCCACTGCCTTTGGTTTAGGAGAGGACAAGGACAACACACTGCGTGTGGCTGTGAAAATGTTAAAAG ccaaCGCTCACTCAGATGAGAGGGAGGCTCTGATGTCTGAGCTGAAGATCCTGAGTCACCTGGGCCACCATCAGAACATTGTCAACCTTCTGGGAGCCTGCACCTACGGAG GACCAGTTCTTGTGATCACAGAGTACTGCAGCCTGGGCGACCTCTTGAACTTTCTTCGTCAGAAGGCAGAAACATTTGTAAACTTAGTTATGAATATTCCTGAGATCACGGAGAACTCCAACGACTACAAAAACATCTGCAACCAGAAGTGGTACATTAGAAG TGACAGCGGCATCTCCAGCACGTCTTCAAGCACATATTTGGAGATGAGACCAAGCCAGCAGTCGCATATTGAAGCATCAG AATCTTTATGTGAGGACAATGGCGACTGGCCGCTGGACATTGACGACTTGCTGAGGTTTTCCCTTCAGGTGGCTCAGGGCCTTGACTTCCTGGCCAGCAGGAAT TGCATCCACAGAGACGTGGCTGCTCGCAACGTCCTCTTGACCGACAAGCGAGTGGCCAAGATCTGCGACTTTGGTTTGGCACGAGACATCATGAACGACTCCAACTACGTGGTGAAGGGCAAC GCGCGTCTTCCAGTCAAGTGGATGGCTCCTGAGAGTATCTTCGAATGCGTCTACACCGTCCAGAGCGACGTCTGGTCCTACGGCATCCTCCTGTGGGAGATCTTCTCCTTAG GCAAGAGCCCCTATCCCAGCATGGCCGTGGACTCCAGGTTCTACAAGATGGTCAAGCGTGGCTACCAGATGTCCCAACCAGATTTCGCCCTTCCCGAGAT CTACATGATCATGAAGATGTGCTGGAACCTGGAGCCCACAGAGCGTCCCACCTTTAGCATGATCAGTCAGATGATAAACAGATTACTCGGGGGCCAGGATgagcaggagaag CTAATCTACCGGAACGTGCAGCCGGAGCAGGTCGCAGAAGGTGAGGCGTGTGATGAGCCCAAGCGTTACGACCCCCCCTGTGAACGGTCCTGTGAccacgaggaagaggaggagcccctGATGAAGACCAACAACTACCAGTTTTGCTGA